Within Diospyros lotus cultivar Yz01 chromosome 15, ASM1463336v1, whole genome shotgun sequence, the genomic segment GCCCCCTCATATATTTTGATCAGAATCTTTGGGTAGTGGATTCATTGTGAAGATGTTTTTATACCAAAAGGCAATAGTTATAAATTTCTGCATCTATTGAAACTTTGACAGTTCTGCATGGAGTTCTGTTGGTGGCGGAGTTGTTTAACCATTATGGATCACATTTGCCCCGTGATTGCAGAAACAATTTTCAGAATTACTTACGAAAGCTGCAAGTGATTATGGTGCCTTGACTGCAGCTGTTTCTGATTTTCAATGGAGTCAGAACTTCAAGGAACCACCTTCAGTATGGGGGGTAAGTTGATTGCAGTGCTTATGTCTTCTTATTACCATGAAACTAGAATGAAGATACCTTTGAATCCATAATAGTGATAATGTGAACATCATTCaacatacaaaaaatattttttttggatttgtGATTGGGCTCAAATGTGCTTTCTATTCTTTCCTGAAGAACTTATAATGTTTtaccccattttttttttttttttctaaaaacgtCTATTAAGATTCTTTTGTTCCTTCGGGCCTGTTTGTTATATGCCTATCCCATGTCCATCATGTGCCCTAAATGTATCAAAAAAtgaaagtaataataaaaaaactagGATGTGCCATTTGACGCATCCATCATGCGTCTCAGAGTGTCCAATGACACGTATTTGACTGGCCTCTCAACGGAATGGATACTTATCTTCAAATGATGCAGGAAATGCTACGTCCAATTCCTGTTGCATTGGCATCCTGTACCCGATTCTTTGAAGCCATGTCGGCAATGAGGGAATCATTTTCTACACTTCAAAAGTTGAGGGTGGGTCATTCCTCTTCTTTGCACGCAACTCCAGCCAAGGATTCTTCCCAAAGGTCTCTAAGGGATTCTGATTGTGTGACTCCACCACCTTGGAGGAATGAGTCAAGCTTTGATGATGTAGCTCTCAGAAGCCTCAAAGGTCCAGAAGCTGAAGATGAAAGTAGTGAAGTCGGTGATAGTCATCAGGTCGATGGCACAAGCCACAGGAGATTGTCCTGGCCTCCTTCAGGTCAAAAAGAGTGGGTTATAGTGAGTTTTTGTCCTTAATTATTTATGTGTGcaacattttcattaaattcTTTGTACTCTTCCTTCTGGAACAATCTTCGCCTCCATATCATCCTTTGTGAGGCAtagtttttcttcttgtttctgtTTCATTGTTAAAGGTTCTTGAGAGTGTTGTGAGTTTGGTATTGTTTGTTCATATTACATGTCTGAGAGATTGTTTGAATTGAACTCAACTTTTTAACTGCTGCTCATGCCCATATGATAATTTGCTCAATCAATTCTAACTAATTATTTCGATAAGGAACCAATTTAGCAATTAGCCTATCCATTCAAATTCACGCAATTAAGGtagtttgatcatgtgagaaaaAAGGCCAATAAatgctcttgtgaggagagtagTTGGAATGAAACAAGTTGGTGGCAAAAGAGGTGGAGGAAAACTAAGAAAAACTTTGTAAAGATCTCTTCGGCACAACTCAGGTTATAATGGGTTTGGaaaatatttaatcaaaaatagaaatgattattgagttaaaattcatgtagccaactcTACCTACTCGGAATAAGACTTGGTGTGTTGTAGCCTATGTATTCAACTGCAATAAATGGCCATGATAACTTCTTATTATGCATGGAATAACTGTATCTTTGGGATAAATTCACAACATTATGAATTTTGTCAATAAATTGAACTTTGGTTCTTGGATCAGCTGCTGGCCGGTGTTCTGACTATCATGCAAAACCAGTGAACCCTACTCTATTACCTGTCTGGGCTATTTGTTTTTTGCAGCTTTACTCAGAAATGTGAATGGGGCGATGTTGTCCTCTCTGCATGCCTGCCCACTAGcgcttaaaagaaaaaatggattGGCTCCACCTGTTGGTAACCGACTTGGCAGAAGGTAAGGGCTCACTGTGTCTATGGACTTAACATTTGAACTTGTTTATGATAATGGTCCTTCTGAATTTGATGTTCATTTATAGGGGTGGTTGAATCCAACTAACCTGATTTCTTTGGGTCAGTTTGGCTCGATTTTAGTAAAATAGTGGTTGAACTCTGAACGAAGTAGTCTACTGGACTATATGGATACAGTGCTTCTGTTAGCCATTTTTCAAACTTGAATTTGATATGAATTGACTGGAAACAAACTGGTTTGTCGTTGCCTGTATTAACAAATTGGTGCATATTTTTACTTAGTAGAATAGTACGTATTAGAACTCTGGCttgaaaaatctttatttaACTTTTCCTTCAAATACTAACGTCTCATATACATTGTATTTGATCAATATCTGGTTCGAATAAAACTTTTACatgaaataatttagaaatgaGCTGGTAAACTGAAGGATTTAATCGAATCAAAGCAAGCCATAAAATAACTTAGAAATGAGCTGGTAGCCTGAAGGATTTAATTGAATCGAACCAAGTTTGTTCTATTTGGCTTCATTTCAACCCAAGTTTAGTTTGGTTGTGTCTTGTAAAAGAATCAAATTGTTCATGATTGATAGCTTCGGGTCGGATCAAACATTTATTTGCAGGATTAAGTTACACATTCCACCTGTACTCAAATCGCTAAGAATCTAAGCGTCTGTAGGTTGCTATGCTCAGGTCGAGCTGTCACTCTCACGTCATCGTCCCCTCTTTATATCTAACCATAGGAAAATAATGGATTGAATCATTGACACGGTAGAAAATGGCCATGCAGCATATTCTTAGTTTTAATGGGATATGCCTTGTGCTAGGAGAATAATTGATTTCAGTTTTTCCATTAGCATGCTCCCATCTTTATCCAAAGAATTGTGGTGCACCTGTTCTGTCCTTTCCCATTTCTCCCCAATACTCGCGCACTGACCATTGAAGATGACTCGTGGCCAAGTGTTCAAATTTAGCTCTCTGCCCTTCTGCTTGGATCTAATCCTCTTCGGCCATTTGGGCCTACCAAAAGCTTATGGGATGGGATCATCCAAGTGAGAAAGTTCGTGGGTAGGCCGAAGAGGGATCTCTTcgtaaaagaaagaaatttgagagatttttatATTGATTTCAGGGAGAAGAAACATTTAGGAGATCTTTATATGGAGTTATTGATTTGGGTGAGCACGTAGATCCAAGTCTAAACCCAAACTCGTACAAATGCCAATTGAGTTGAAAAAATTGGACCTAGACTTAAAttgatctaaaaaaaattcaaattcatgaGGACTCCTACTTTTAAAGAATACATGTTATTGTTAGAGCAGGGGACGCAAGTCTAGTCAAATACAATAGGGTCAAAGCAGGATGTTTTTCAGTCCTGATTTTCATGACAAGGCAGGTTACATTATGATACCCAGGGTATTTTTCTACGATGATAAGAGTGTTATGGACACATAAAATGAGTAAGTTATATATGAGAAATTTGTGTCATAAATATTATGTAGAGACATTTTGTGTGTATAATATACTATTTGTGTTTTAGGTGTATTATACAATATTATTAAGAGACGTTTTATATGTGATGTGCCCAAAAATATGGGCCCAAGACCAAGATAGATATAATATACTATTTATGTTGTAGCTGTATTATACAATATCATTAAGAAACGTTTTATATGTGATGTGCCCAAAAATATGGGCCCAAGACCAAGACAGATATAATATACTATTTGTGTTGTAGATGTATTATACAATATCATTAAGAAACGTTTTATATGTGATGTGCCCAAAAATATGGGCCCAAGACCAAGAcagatataatatattatttgtgtTGTAGATGTATTATTCAATATCATTAAGAGACGTTTTATATGTGATGTGCCCAAGACCAAGACAAGTATAATATACTATTTGTGTTGTAGGTGTATTATACAATATCATTAAGAGACGTTTTATACGTGATGTGCCCAAAAATGTGGACCCAAGACCAAGACAGGTAAAAATGGAAGAAGCCCATAACAGGGAGGTTCGAAGGTCCTTCTGACAAAGAAGTCCCCGTGACAACCTCGTGGATCCTTCATGGATCCTTCGTCGAAATTCTATCGAGTTCTAGAGATATAAATAGAGatgtgcaatcggttataaccaaaccgaactgTCCAAAAATTCCTAACTGACCAACCCataataaccgaaccgaattgaACTAACCAACCCCACTAACCAAAATCGAActaactgaaaattaaaacatggtaattgaattgaaccaaaaatcgaactaacctAGCATACCGAAGAGACTGAACATTTGTTGTCATTGGCCACTAGGTGGTTGGCCGATGATTCCAATGATCGGAACTGATCATTGGATTTTCCCAACCACAGTGAttcatatatctaaaaataagtttgatcggacggttgattttttgtagatctaaaaatCTATAGTTAAAAAACTCACGTTTCTGGAAAAATAGAAGTTGCAGAGTAGAAAACTTATCGAAGGGCGAGCACAATGGTGCAAatcggaggagagagagatgcactCGTAGGCGTTGAAGTCGGCGTTGTTGTGTTGGAGGTCCAAGTCGAGGTTGACATTAGAGCGGAAGCATCGGAGGTGGTTGCTTTGACGGAAACAACAGTGTATGTGAAGTTTTAACAGTGTATCCGATCTCCATATGCACACCTTTGTCTTCGTCTTTGCCATCACCAGATCTGTAAAGACTTGATCTAGAAAGGGAACGAGCCTTCGTCTTCGCCATCGCCAAATCGATGAAGACTCGATCGAAGTGGACTGGAAGGGGATACAAGCGAGGAGAAGAGACGACGAAATGGCAAGacgcaaaagaaagaaagagagagaagaactaAGACAAGTATAAAGGCCCATGGGGTGTTGCGCCCGCGTGGGGCTGGGGAAGTTCGGTTCGTGCGGGGGAGGGGTTGTGGTCGATTCGGTTGGGCATTTGCTGCACGCctggttcgattcgattttttgagtattttcatcaAAATAACTGAATCGAACTGAATAactgatttttggaaaaaaaaaaatataaccgaaccaaatcgttctttttgaaaaatcaaaccaaattgaTCGAATTtttcgattcggttcggttagttcggtttaacCGAATTTTTGCTCACCCCTATATATAAGACTCTTCGGATTGGTTAAAAACATTTAGCTCActttcaagattttttattttattttataatttaagtgTTTGGGCTTGGCTTGCTTAATTCTGTAGGAGACCGATCTTCCTCCCTGGTTTAGTTTCCGGGTGAATTGAATGCGGTTGTAATTTTATACACTCTCAAGCGGATGTGTGGTTAGTCCTAACTAAATGGGACATTTCTGCCTCCACCAAGAGttaattttctcccattttcaaaGAAATTTGAGAGTTTTACCACTTGTGTTCTAGAGTCACTTTTAAGATTTTTACTTAGAGATTAGGAAGAGAGAATTGCTCATCCACTTGTTAGTTTTAACCTTTATAAATAGGGAGTTATTCTTTCAATTAAcgtacaaaataataatttacttaaatacttctctatttttttattgagaCTGACTTAATCTTCAGAGATTCCATGCGGGACACACTTTGCGTGCttaaatatcttttattttacaaatttttcaaaaattagagaCTTATAAGAGTACTCTCTcacatttataaatttattattatattttaacaacaataatctATATAAGATATTTCATGTGTCGTAGGTTACACCTTCTGTTGTGCTACAAAGTAGTAATACTTTTGactatcatataattttttagtttatttttatcaaGAAAAAACAATAATGATGGCTTATCCAAGTCACTTCATGTTCGCGTTCATGTTCATGTGCCATGGGCCATGGCCATCTAAACATTATTAGGATTCGATTGGACTGTTGGAATGACACAAACACCTGGCCGCTGGCAACAAAATATTCAACGAATAgttgttaaattaaaaaattaaaaatgataaagtCCAAGTAGATGGAGATAATTTGAAGAGTAAGTGTTATTCAAGTAAGAATAatgttacttgattaataataatttttatttgattgatttGTGTAATTAGATTTCagtttagaaatattattactcaagtaatcattatattacttgattaaaaataatttattactcaattaaaaaaaaatagttaattaaaaaaaatcaattaattaataaattgaatatataaattatcactcttGTCTAATAATTATTACTTGTTTAAGCATTTAGTTACTCGATTAAATATGatgttactcaattaataatGACTTTTAGTCCATAAATAATTCGAGTATAAATATTTCGACcggtttagttttttttttttttcaacaaaaaattgaatcatattaaaataatcaaaaaactaaaatttaaaaaccgAACGGAATTGGTCAACAAATCAAATCGAATTGAATCCTCAATTTTAACTAGTTCGTTTCAATTATTTcagtttaattgaaattttgctCACGATAATCACATCTCAcataaatttaagataaaagtGTTATATAtgagaatagaaaaaaattattaaaaaataaaaactacacAATACGTTCGATAATGTTGGtcgtttttcaaaattttaaactaaaaattgaaaatatgtttgTGAAAAACGTTGTGTACTTATCATATGATAAGTGGGTaaagaattatttatattgacaaaattaatcatattttataaaagatgTTTGTATGGTTACACCATATGTTAGGCTTGTGAATGGAATGTGGCTGCAGGTCATTACCAGCGGTTATACACGTTGACGAAGAGTAACGCtaaattaaatatcaagttCATTGAGAACTATAAGCACTGTCATTTGAGTAGGTATTGGATATACTCAACGATTGTGACTAATAAATTAGGAAAAACAAGCTTATCGAActattattacaaaatatagtgtttttctcacatttaattcatgCTGATTGCTTATcattgaattaatattttagattatttataatttaaaaaataattgaaagtaaataaaaaacttaGCTGTGATACTTTAGTAGCCTTATATACCTGAGGTTTCTTGaactattaaaaatatgatgttttgttattcatttaattcatatttattgtttatccttaaactaatatattttatgtcattttaaatttaaaagttaattaagagaaaataaaaaacttaatagTAATACCTAATGAGGTAAATAGGAAATATATCAGATGTACATTAAAAAAGTTTATACACGTgatcatataaatatttatatgttagtATTTAAATAACACGCTATCGATAATTATAATCTTTCTTGTGTTTCTTATATAAACAAAGATAAGTtcgaaattatataaataatttgactttcttgtatttcttatatataaacGAAGATAAGTtcgaaattatataaataatttgaatgACCCATTAAAAAATGTAACTGCGAAATCAATATTACTCATGTCCGCGTGACTATAAATCTGTAATGcaagtttgatattttatgaaaaataaaagcttTGTTTAGCTCTCTAAAGTACGTTGGCAACGTTATTTGTATTGAAATGTTTTattaggtttgaaatgctatggcacacactaaAAAGAAGTGAATTagtatatgaaaaaaaaaattccttaaaaattcttttgatagaAAATAGATGTTTATAAAAACCATGATTTCGTTAAACTTCAAAATCTTtaaatggcacgatgaggtatcaatcATATAAAAACAATCTCGTTTTGACAATGAAGAAcacaatattgaaaaatatgaaatctttttcaatgaaaatGTTAAATACAAGTGAGGAATATAGAAATagttgaaaagataaataaacaaatagcacaaatgatttataataGTTTGgtttaacccaagcctaatcaaCTGTCTTAGCCTCTCACTAAAatttttgcaaacaatccactaaaaatccTCCTATTACCCTGGATGGGCCATCTAGcaacaaattaggaaaaatacaaatctTCTACTTAGCCAAGTAGGCACTTTAGCTACCAAAGTtaggaaatataagaaatatacaatatgagagaatctaagagatgaatctcctagttacaatgtctctcaaaatgatacaagacttgaagtaaataattacaaatgaaTATCAAACTGAAACACAAATGCAAATTGAGAAGTATGAAATAATCATTAAGCCCACTTtacttcattcccatccattagcatTCTCTAGATTAGGGGTgagcaatcggttataaccgaaccaaatcgGCCAAAAATtgtgaaccgaaccgaaccaaaagCAATAATCAAACCGACCGACATAACTGAACTGAAACACAAAATAACCAAGAAAACAGCCTTACTGTTACTGCCGGCCATCTAGCCGGCCGGCGATTCCAATGATCAGAACCGATCATCGAATTCCCCTAACCACGATGACCCACATACCAAAAAATTAACTGAACTGAACTCGAAGAGAGTCATCATCTTCGCTAATCGCCATCGCCAGAACtcgaagagaagagaagacgcgagagagagacacagagagagagagaagaacgaaAAGAAGACCAAATAGGGTGTCGCGCCCACATGCATGAGAGAGAGGGCAGTCAGTTTGGTCCGCTGGGGGGggcgattcggttcggtttaaccgaacttttgctcacccctacTCTAGATCATGCTTGAtgtgtatttataggcatcctatAAGTTTCAacaaaaaactagccgtttagagttattagaatttgaaaaactagctgcTTGAAGCTTTATGCGAAATAAATTATCGACAGAAGCACATAAACTATTGACAAATTAAGCTTATAAATGAAGAACTGTcgacaaaatagaaaaaaatgtcGATAGTTGCTTTATAAACTGTTGACAGTTTGAAAGGTTAGTCAACATGtcacattacaacatatttacatttatttagtttaagtaaatattcaaattttcttcaatttatattttaccttccatttattttaatatatcaatgtaaataagaaagtatccctaatttaaatttaatcaaaatatataaaaaaatcaaaatatataataataagaaagtagaatttttggttttagtataaattcgatatttaacaattttatcactttcaaaatacatatcttctatttcctgaaaaatttattaaaaatcattttaacaactatgaatattagctattcaaatactgggagatagtttttcaaaataaaaatattttcttatatgtctccttataatgtacTAATTTTTCAGATtcagagaaaattatagatcatttgattttcatttttaggaaggtacttgaaatttatttttattaaaaaccataaacttgacttatGATTTGAGAATCAAAAccaaatgttgtttttcatcgtcaaaactaaacacaaaagtaaaacatcacatttatatgaaattttgaaaaatcaaattgagttAATTTCATAATCAACTTGTTCATGACATTGGAAGGGCCAAATTGTTTTGGATATATCTCACTTATACAAactcaacaaaatataaataatgataaatgttattttaaatcTACAAACAAAATCCATTTAATCACAACATAAGGTTAACAAAACACACCAAAATCAACttcaatatttcaaattattcctaagaattttcaaattgtTGAGTCCTAAagtttgttgctttcttttgcCATGCAATACTCTTTCGGCGGTGCTTCTACAGCTAAGTCTTTTGTTGGTGTTGGTTTTTTAACGTATATTTAgcagattttttatttatcttattatcaccgttaaaattttcatttactttGAATTAACTTcagaattaaaaatgatttaaaatattattttaaagataaatagtAAGCATAAATTGTACAAGAGatgaaatatcaaaattttcaattgtttgaaGATGCTTAGATATATAAAGTCACTAAGATGTTACTGTTAAGTTTTTTATTGACTCTAATTTAAGTTTtagactaaaaataattaaaatattaattaaagaattaacAATAGacataaattagataattaacgAAACAGGATATTTTCTAATAACTCAAACAATCCCAAATGTAAAATGTCAATAATTTATAGTTTAAGTGCATTAAATAAGCATATCAAAATCTGTGTACAGATAATCTCATAAAAGTTTCAACTTTAAATCTTAATAACAAAAAGGGGAAACTTATTATTACAAATAggtttgataaatattatttacaaattaattatgtaagttacaaaaaataataataattttacttaaaattaacaatagtttataataataagtagatttattattaattttaaataaaattattaaaactttaaatacaattattataaatttatatgtattatgtcagtttataaaaattatttatagttataataaaaattattataacccATTTTTACAGAATTaacaagagaatgaaaaaaaGTGTTTGGCGAATTCAATGGACGATTCTAAATTTATGTAatgtatcaaaattttaattgattattaaatattaatattaaataataaatattaaatttaactacttaaatattaaagaaaaaaccATTATTTTGGTACATTTACCCAAATAATTAGCAAAGCAAAAGTAGACTATTGATTGGGCCCACAGGAAGTCCTAGAATATACAAACCCACGTGTCGCATTTTCTTCTGGGCCTCCtttaatcatataataataataataaataataattaacaacaatttattatctaatatgTGGGCCTTCTGATACAGTACTGTTGTCTCATTGCACTATTTTACACACGTCTGCAATAACAAACGATTTGCCGACTTCGAGTGGGGCCCACCATGTTGCTCGCGCGATCTGCGGTTCAGATGCGTCCAAACTTGTATGGGTTCCACTCCTCCCATCATTCGAACTGAAAGCTTTAGAAGATGTGCGGTCAGGATGAGAGAGGTCCACTTTGGGGGTTCACCGAATCATCTTGTCCGCATGGTGACGGAACTACACGTTCCCAGTTTTCCAGATGCGTCTGAGGGAAATCATTAAGTACACTCGCCCACACTCTAATCAGTGTTCACCCCCGCTCCGATGCTTCCGATTCGAGATGGCGCTTAAATCATTCACGCGCACAAAGTTGTTGTGAttcatttattaataattatttattatcacAACTACCACACTACACTACTTGATTTTCTATtaccttattattattatcacaaataataataacattataaTACATCAAGTAATCAATTAACTGAACATTTTGGGCTTtcgtttttaaattttattttattattgaaaaaaatgaagaaagtaggaccaaaataaaaaaacaaaataattaaaattaatgaataaaataataaattttattttagccaaAGTCGAAATTAAGAAGGAAATAATTAGTAAGATTTAAACTTTTGAACTTCCCTCCCTCCCCTCGGAAATTCAAGTCTGGCCGAACTATCATCATAAATTTTGCAGGCATTAATTGTTCTAGaaattgacttttttttgtcatttaatgCTATTTTTGTTAGTTAGGTTTAACAATAATCCAAGAGTAAGTAtaataaataagatatatttattatattttttatttgtaattttaagataattttgttgtattgaataataataataattattgttccacaataattaattattatcttatcttataaaaatataaagagaaaaaggTAGATGGGGCACATGATTGGTACCGGACACCTAGCCGCAGCCTAGAGTACCCTAGACGGCGGACGTCTCCGTTATTCCCGAAGCCTTTTAATCCATTAATGGCAAGAAAGATTGAAAAATCTGTAATAATATGCAAAAAAGACAGCGAGGAAGCTGGCGCCAAGTTTCTCAGATCCCGAGACAAATTCTGCcctttcatttccttttccattttcatttccattGTTCCCGTTCCCATATCCAAGTCAATATATTACCACATATGCAGTTCGCTGACGACGCCACGCCAGAGCAAATCTCTCCCCCCcccgccctctctctctcgcggaGCCTTCCAATCCAAGCAAACGACAAGTCAAAGCTTCATCCAGGcagaggaggagagagaaatcGCAATCGCGAAAGCATTCGCATTGGTTAATTCAATTGCTCTCTCTCTGGCTTCGGGTTTTCGAAGCGCGTGTCTCAAGTAGGTGGCGGTTGATAGCATCCTCCGCCGTCCACGCGTCCCCTCCACTTCCTGTTAATGAAGTTCGGCGGTGATTGCTTTCCCTCGCTCCTTCCTCCTTCGCGCTCCGCATGGAATTCGAATCCCCTTGACATTTCCCCAGGTTTTCGCTTTGATTCTCTATTCTTCCTTTTGTGATTTCGTGTTGTGTGTGGAGGGTCTC encodes:
- the LOC127792699 gene encoding AUGMIN subunit 2; this translates as MSMGSDSSWVGRKPLRRLGGMSDALSIAADLGFSVPPPPAQEEVQNLSTNGEKGDDLIRVLRELTTVQRKIADLQVELQGRKEDKNVAHLTHASEMEKKIETLSRITTILKDVIQNKDRIIARLQQPYSLDCIPVEAEYQKQFSELLTKAASDYGALTAAVSDFQWSQNFKEPPSVWGEMLRPIPVALASCTRFFEAMSAMRESFSTLQKLRVGHSSSLHATPAKDSSQRSLRDSDCVTPPPWRNESSFDDVALRSLKGPEAEDESSEVGDSHQVDGTSHRRLSWPPSGQKEWVIVSFCP